Part of the Vigna unguiculata cultivar IT97K-499-35 chromosome 3, ASM411807v1, whole genome shotgun sequence genome, AATAACTCCTTTATTCATGTAGGTTGTGTGTAATGTATTCTCAACTCTTTGTGAATTTCACTATTcaatataactatttttcatCACTGTTGTGTTCTATTATTGGTTTAACTGCATATTCTAAATTGATTGCATATGTGGGAGTACCTGCTGATtgaaagataatttgggaaaccTAATCAGGATAAAACAACTAATAGATTTCACATGTTAGACATAAATGTGAAATATTTAATCATTCGTAACATCAAAATCTTGATCATTAATgcaaacttataataaaaattactagacatatgttttttattattcaagtttagaCTTATCATTAAGACATTACAACTTCTTACAGAAGATGTGAATGCTAGAGAAAGAATCAGAAGTAtattgtttggtgtttttgctttgaatttaATCATGAAACCCAATCCCAGTGAAGcatttatcatatattgttgcacactatatgtttaataaaatacaaaaagagttttataGGGTAGTAAttgtgagagagaagagaattgGAAGCGAAGGGAGTGTTGCATTTGTGCGTGAGATTCAAGCAGTGGTTTTCCATAAGTATTTTTCGTGTTGGTTGCTGAGAGGATTGAGTGTGGAAGATATTGTTGGAGTGCAAGAAAAAGCTAGGAGAGCTTTTGGGTTAGAGACactaaatatttgaatttggaGCAAggattccaggtaaggggagttgtttgtatatgttttaaattCGCACATGTTGTATTGGACCTTGCTTGAAATAATTGCATGAAAATTCTGTGTATTCACGCTGTTTTTCGAGGTTTATAGGTTTCTGCCCAGAAACTGTCCAACGGTAAAGCCCGAGCCACCAAGCAACACAACAAATTTTGACTATGTTCTTGGTTTTAGCATGAACCGCCTAGCAGCGATGAATATTTGTCAGGCGGCGCGACACTGTTTGcgttgtttttgttcattttttggTGTTCTGTGTGGGAGTTATTATGACTTTGGGAAAAATTAGGGGTATCAATCATATTGGATGATTTATTGTCGTGATATGAATGATAAGTGATTATGTGTTGACCCTTTTGGGAAAATTGTGAGTAACGAAGCATGGGTATACGCTAGAGGTTTTGAGAAGGGCGATTGGAATCCAATTCTAGAGAGTAAGGGTTGATGGACATAATAATGAAATTGGAGAGGGAGCTTTAATGTAGCGTATGCGATTTAGAGTATTGTGGTCCTTTTAGAAATTGGAAATATTTTGGGTTAGGGCCTTGGGTTACGCGCAGGCACAGAGATAGGAGGTTCTTTCTGGTTCTGATACACTGCCTTGTGGAACCCAGCTTACCGCTAGGTGACGACGAGGTGCAGGCCCATTTCAGCGAGATGGTGTAATTGGCAGCAAGGGAGAGACCTATGGAAGTGAGTGGTAATATAAACTAGATGATGAAAAGGGAAGGACCAAAACACATATAATAATTGAGAGTGGGAATAGTTAAGAAGTGTGATAGTACGACTATGTCCATGTGCAATTGTAGAAATATTAATGAAAGAGAGGGGGAATGATAATTCTAATCAAAAGCTTCGGTTCTGGAAGGCACAAGTTTTCTTGGATGTGTATGAATGGAACCTGAGAGGGTCATGCCTTAGTTGGTTAAGGTATAAATCATAGCTACGTAAACTTGATTGGTAGGAGTTTTAAAATGCAAGACTTGGATACATTTTTGGGTTTAACTAGAGACTAGTGGCcttatattgaaatattggaTTAGTGGTAGCTTCTATAAGTGGGATTAAGGCATTATGCAATTTTAAAGGACTTAGTGAATTCATAGGCCTTGAATCAAGGAATTGACAATTATGGTTAATAAGCAATCGAACCTTGTGAGGACTGCAAATCTCCAAGAATTTAATCTTAGATGGTGCGTGTAATTCTGGACTTGTGGTAGTATCGTGGGTGGTAAGCCAACTAGCTTTGGGGTGCAAAAACCAGTAGGATTTTCGCTACTAGTATAACGCCTGGCGACATGGGTGTGTGCGCTAGGCGATAGGAGCACCAGGGGGTTATTGTcacgcgtggcgcctggcggcggggTGTGGTCCGCCAAGCGATAGACTTCAAACAGAGGGTTTGCAATGacttggcgcctagcggtagaGGCGTTCTGCCAGGCGGTTTGGGTagatttcgcctggcggcgctaGGCGATAATGTTGTTGTCGATGGCCAGTGTGTGTTGTTCTATGCAATGATGCTTTACTTGGATCCGGAGATGctgtgtcatgagcgggtaggttcatggatggtggtgaacatgtgatgatatgagcgggagattcatatccagttactcaaatgtggggatacgagcgaggtaggttcgtatgttttgtgctcacacttgagaggtGTTGTGTGCGGGAAGGTACGTagttggtggatcacatgtgttggactacgggcgggtaggtccgtagagcaggactacgagcggggaggttcgtagagtatGACTACGCgcgaggaggttcatagaggcaaGACCacaagcgggcaggttcgtgtgagcatcataaaccctgaatccGAGGCTAACTATTTGTGTATTGTAAAGGTTGAAAAACCTTGGGgataaggtcttggccaagaactaattagaatgaataagatgtgtgtcttattatatagattatgttattttatatgtcatttctaattttatcagCTTACCATTTCtgtttgtgattggcgatgatcgtgtgattcatTACACGAGAGTAGATGATGATACAGGTGATACTGTAGATGCACAGACGACGGAGTGAGGGTTAgctgggattagagctagggatTTTACTAGGTTTTCATTTATGTTATtggaattttgaattttgtaatgacattatgttttaatttcatttaaatattggCGCCTtggatattattttaaatttttccgcgtttgagaataataatattgtgaCTTTTGAATTTCaactatttacttatttatttaattaagtaatatttcttagggatgttacacatttCACTTTATTACTTGTGTGATTTGATACACTTGTCAATCAcgtaacaaattttaaacaGATCCTTCTAGTAATTCCACGAGAAACCCGATCAAATTTTAGATAGATCATAAATGTTTTATATCTATGTGATCATTGTCAAATACTATAACTTTAACAAAAACGCATGTATGTATCACAAAGTCATTCGAAAAACAACAAAGCAAGAGAAATCAAACAATTCTTTGAATGGATAATTAAACTCAAAGATGAAAATTATCCGGACCTAATGATGGTTTAATAGAAATTTAGATTCCAtcagaatttttaattttggacTTTAATGATCCGATTGAAGCTATTGTTTACAACATATACCTAGACCTCATATGCAACTACTATGATTATCAATAATCAGGATGAATACTTTTCCTTTGTACCAAAACACCCAAACTTCACAATACAAATTATCCACCCAAACCACACCAACACTAACAAAATAAACGAAAGCTAATCCATTCATCCACCAATGCACATCATGATTCCAACATACAAATATCTAGAGTAATTATCTTTCATATAGATACCAACACAGTATTCACATTTATAATATTCGAGCACCGATATTTAGCTTCTACCATTATTGTGGATCCTAATAACCATCACACATCTACACATGGGCTTTGCTAAGTTCACCACACGAATTTTCTTATTGCAACCCCTGATCCATAATGTTGAAAATATTATCTctatttataattcataatactAATACGAAATTCCAAAAGAGTTTTCCATAACCTCAAACACTAACTAATTATTACCATACCATTAACTAATTATTACCATACTATAAAAGAGTCTTCGAATATTTATTTCGTAAATCAATTAGCAACACTATATTGTAATGTCAATTTCatctattatatttaaaattgaaaacattatcatatatattagaattacttcttcattattttaataataatatttataagagGCTTATTTCAAATACCGAACAATCaatcactttattatttattatttattatcatccactatcattatataataattttaccattttattattattcttttttacaaaaatgaaaactcttattaagaaaaaaataaataaatagacaaACCGTGCGTCCCACGGGTCATCGACCAGTAACAATCTAAAATTTAATCCTCTAAAATTCTGATGGaaatttttttcctctttcaacCCATAAAACATAATACTTCTAAATTATTccttattaaaattataatacaaaaaagtaaaaattactGTTgcagtcttttttttttcaatgaatttCAACCCAAAACTATTTCTGAATTCAGAATTATGATCTGTAATAcgcatttgaaaaaaaaaatttaaatattttttttttttggaaaatctttcttaaatatacattctaaaatgtattttttaaatatatatagtaGAATCATATTTCAGAACATGTTTCCAAATGTAAAAATACTTTccgaaatatatttaaaaaattacattctaaatgtatacattttgaaatatattaatattatattttaaaatatgtattctgaattttttttctacatttctgaaatatatattacagaatgtgttaaaaaaaaaggaataattcAGAAGGCATTACCTTTTGATTATGCACCAGCGACAGTTCTTTGAAGTTGGCTTCTGATGGAGGAGGAATAGGGAGCTCCATTCCTTATCTTTCATCACGCATCGCCAAAACATAGGTTTAGGTATTTAATTTTACTGAGGGATAAAATTGGATTATAAGATTTAATGAGATGCACTAAGAAAGAAGGGAAGTGCAGAAAGAAATTCCCAATACGTAGGAAGGAAGAATATTTTTTGGGCCACGAAACTCGACCCAGACATTACCTTATGGGCTTAGTTTCTTGGTACTAGAAAGCCCAACTCcgagaagagaaaaagatgagaAAGAACACTAAACCAACCCTAATTTGCAGAAGCCATTAAACCCTACTCCGCTGCTTCCGCTTTCCTTCACCAATCTCTGCAACAATGGtaagcttttcttcttcttcctccttaAGCTCCCATCGATCTCGTTTTGCAGTGACTAATTTTTTGTAACTGTTTTTGGAAGGTGAACGTTCCGAAGACCAAGAAAACCTACTGCAAGAGCAAGGAGTGCAGGAAGCACACTCTCCACAAGGTCACCCAATACAAGAAGGGTAAGGACAGCATCGCCGCTCAGGGAAAACGCCGTTATGACCGTAAACAGTCCGGTTACGGTGGACAGACCAAGCCCGTTTTCCACAAAAAGGTACCTCCCTAACCCTAGAAGACAATACCGTTCACTCCAAGCGCTGTTTATCCTTTTTGTCACTAAATTCACGTTTTTCATAACTAATTCacgttttttataattaattaggcAAAAACCACCAAGAAAATCGTGCTGAGGCTCCAGTGCCAGGGATGCAAACATGTCTCCCAACATCCAATCAAGGTAATTGTAATCTCTTCCTGTCGTATTTTTTTGTATTGTCGTATTGTTGTTTTGAACTCGTTGCTCTAATTTTTTGCATTGTTTCTAATCTGCAGAGGTGCAAGCACTTCGAAATCGGCGGCGACAAAAAGGGAAAGGGAACCTCTCTGTTTTAGTTGGAATTTGCTATTTCACacactcatttttatttttattttttgttgtttgccGTCTTTGGCATTTTAATTTTGGAGTAATACCTTGTGTTTGAGgatattatttagttttgtttGAGAACTGTTATAGTATCAATGACTAGTTTTTTGCATTCCTTGAATCTGAACTGTGTCTATTTCGTATAGTTTGGCTTCATCTATCTATATTCTTAGTGCATTACTGAATCGCTCTTTGGCTTACTTTGTTTGGGAGCAATGCAGTTGTGGGTTTTAAAATTcagttgtttattttttgttacgaAGAAGTTATGGATTTGCTATGGCTCTTGAATTTAGGAAATTAGTTAATTGTCGAATTTGGATTGTGTTGTGAAGTTGTTATGGATTAGCCATGGCACTTGAATTTAGGAATGAGTTAATTGTCGAGTTTTGAATGTAGTTCCGTATTTTTGTAATCTAGTAAATTTGGTATATTCACTATTTGACAATGGTAGGACAAATCATATTAGGAACTGTGGTTCACGATACAATAGGCATGAATTGTATTTCGAATCGGGAATCGTGGCTTGAATTACAAACTCCATGGATTTGGGTTTCCGTTCGTTTTGTCCAAGTTGATTTGTAAAATCCCTAATttcttttggtttattgatCTTAATCTTTCTCTCATTCAATGGAGTCAATGAACAAGAATAAAGTGCCTACAGAAGTCAGTGCAGTTAGAGGGAGAAAAACGTGCTGGTATGGAGGCATTACTGGTATTCACTCAGTACCATACTAAGTAATAATAGAACATTTATATTtaaggtaaaaaaaatgtagtaaatcaatttaataagTACATTTTGCATATTTATATAACTTATACCTTTAGgtatatgtttaatatttttaatgtttatgaatCATTTTCATTATATGAAATgattcaaaaatgcaaaatttaagttcttcaataaataattgtttatcttGATTCAATTACCATGGAACAAATCATTGGGGAAATAAAGTACACTGGGAACAAAATGTAGTAATGAATATATGAGATATTATTTGTGGGTTTACATTACACTTTTGGGAGTGGTCAGCAGACACAAGGAGCTCAGACACAAGTATTTCTACTGGGGTCAAGTGCAACTGCAAACTAATGGAAAAGTTGtcctaattaataataataatgtccATAGTTTTGTTGATACTGAGGCATTTGATAAGTATTGTTAGGTTGTATTGTAAATGCAGCATTTCCGTGCATGCTATTTGTATATTGTTGCCACATCACCTGTTCCTCCATTAACAGTTTCTGTCTTCTCTCTATCTCTGACATTTGAACGTAAGCTGGAGGTGCCACTGCCAATGAGGCTGCGAAGGGATCTAAACTAGCACTGCCTCCTGATGTTTGTGGTGCAGGTAATGCAAGCATTGCAGGCCCTCCTCTAAACCCTAGAGCCATACTGCTAGCACTGCCATAAGTTTGTCCCTGCATAGCTGCATTTGTTGCTGCTTGTCTATACATACTATCCAACAAAAGTGTGTCAAATCCACCTCCTAATGATGGCTTTCGGTTTGATAAGTTGCTGGGTGATTGGACTAATGCTGTTTCCCAATCTACTGCATCATCAAATGCATGCCAAGGAAGCGCTTGCGTTGCACTTGATTCTGCTACTGCACCATCAAATAATGCCAAGGCTAGCTTGTCTCCATGTTCTTCACTTGTCACCATGTCATCTCCAAAATCCAATAGATCACGCTCTGTTTGCACTATTTTTTCCTCTCTGGCTTCTTCCTTCCTCTCTTCCTTTACAACATCTTCTGCTGCTTCTTGGCATAAATGTTCTGGCGCTGGCAGTGCCTTGATTTCATTCTTCTCCTCCTCTGCCTTTGcttctgcttcttcttcttcgctGTTTTCTTCTTGGGTTtggtttttcttgttttgtgctTTGTCTCTGATGTACTGATCCATGATCTCTAGCTTCTTTGTTGTAACCCTCTCAATGTCGGGGTACTCAGTAGAGCGAGCAATTCCAATATTCTTGGACCAGCTGTAGAATAAATCTAGCTCATCATATTGTTTCCCAACGCGACAAAAAATGTCATACACCCTAATGCACTCTGGTATCTCCATGCCAACGAAACGATCAATGAAGATAGTCAATATTTCTGTGATGTTGTTATATATTTGGAAACTCTCCTTCACAATGGGGTAGAGAGCCACCGTCACAAGTCGATGCGTCTTTGCTTTCCCTGTTAGTTAGTTCAAAACAGTAATCAAGATGCAAATCTTTTATAATCATAGAATTCTTATAAGATGCATGTAAATTCCTAATTGCGATGAAATTTAATAGTTCTAATAGTAATAAACCTGTGGGACGACAAGCTATGAAGCGCTCAAGCACCAATTGCAAGTGTTGCATTTTGGAAAACAGATTGCTAGTTTTCAATTCAGAAATTGGGGTGGCTTTGACCATTTCTCTTTCGCTGTCTCTTTCTCTAGAATGTCTACCAttttcactttctctctccatgGTTTCGTCTTCTTCCTCATCAGAAGCAAACCTGCTTCGCTTTCCACGTTTGCTTTGCATCCTATACTCGAGTCTTTCATCTAGATATAATGCATAGGTGCGTAGAAATGCAGAGAATTCCCATGAATTATACTTTGAGTTGTCCCTGAAATCAGACATGTTGAGGAAGCGAGTCCCGCGACGAGTTGCAAAGAATATTTCTTGTTCATACGCAGGATCACCCTCCGACAGCAACCTTTGAATCAAAATGAGTGTTTTTAAAGCCACTGTCCAACTACTGGTCCTGCTGAGACGCCTTGAGAGGATGTTTACACATGCACTGATGAATGTCCGAGAGTAACATGTTAAGCTCAGAATCTCCCTCATGTGCTTCTCTTCAGCTGGGTATTCATCATGCTTCGTTGCTTTTACAATTGCCACGTGAAGATCAGCAAGTGAGGTGCTATTTCCCACCTTCGCTAGGCCTATGCTCGTTTGATCCTTCACTGCTCCAATGGCTCTTCTTAATGACCCTGGAGCCATCGATTTTTACCTTTTCCAATTGCCTCCGAATCACACTATTAAATCTTCTACTTTTCCACCTCTCAATTTCCTTAATTTTCCCTTCAAAGAACGTGTCCCCTCCTGCAATTTACAAAATCAAACCTTGTTCACAGGGCCTGCATGCATAAG contains:
- the LOC114176593 gene encoding 60S ribosomal protein L44 encodes the protein MVNVPKTKKTYCKSKECRKHTLHKVTQYKKGKDSIAAQGKRRYDRKQSGYGGQTKPVFHKKAKTTKKIVLRLQCQGCKHVSQHPIKRCKHFEIGGDKKGKGTSLF
- the LOC114176592 gene encoding putative clathrin assembly protein At1g03050, with translation MAPGSLRRAIGAVKDQTSIGLAKVGNSTSLADLHVAIVKATKHDEYPAEEKHMREILSLTCYSRTFISACVNILSRRLSRTSSWTVALKTLILIQRLLSEGDPAYEQEIFFATRRGTRFLNMSDFRDNSKYNSWEFSAFLRTYALYLDERLEYRMQSKRGKRSRFASDEEEDETMERESENGRHSRERDSEREMVKATPISELKTSNLFSKMQHLQLVLERFIACRPTGKAKTHRLVTVALYPIVKESFQIYNNITEILTIFIDRFVGMEIPECIRVYDIFCRVGKQYDELDLFYSWSKNIGIARSTEYPDIERVTTKKLEIMDQYIRDKAQNKKNQTQEENSEEEEAEAKAEEEKNEIKALPAPEHLCQEAAEDVVKEERKEEAREEKIVQTERDLLDFGDDMVTSEEHGDKLALALFDGAVAESSATQALPWHAFDDAVDWETALVQSPSNLSNRKPSLGGGFDTLLLDSMYRQAATNAAMQGQTYGSASSMALGFRGGPAMLALPAPQTSGGSASLDPFAASLAVAPPAYVQMSEIERRQKLLMEEQVMWQQYTNSMHGNAAFTIQPNNTYQMPQYQQNYGHYYY